The Coffea arabica cultivar ET-39 chromosome 3c, Coffea Arabica ET-39 HiFi, whole genome shotgun sequence genome contains a region encoding:
- the LOC140037543 gene encoding uncharacterized protein isoform X1 — MAHGGYGKRRVAQRQQQAGRRRPKSLAVDKKTKPKSVSLKNQVRSIERMLRKDLPPEVKEAQQKKLDGLKKQQENLNRLAVERKIFLRNRKIKFFERRKIERRIRRLEKQQRGLSGQPQEAELAEQLSKLKEDLEYVRFFPKTENYVSLFMGGEDEEIVEKRNRLRKVIKDNLIAAAASGKDLEETGSEDDGLLDPSDDDFFLSGSSSDDADADDEWTDKSNRYASHNREQASSASGIAASGMSSDERNQRQISARALMPPPRPSKKSFSGSSNDRRFGGSSSRKSKPTLRKPEMSTSSNTSNSIGYRKRGLSDPQTGNSDNISDARKPRRKRRPKKKKQQV, encoded by the exons ATGGCGCACGGAGGCTACGGCAAGCGCCGAGTAGCCCAGCGGCAGCAACAAGCCGGCCGCCGCCGACCAAAGTCCCTTGCCGTCGATAAGAAAACGAAACCTAAATCCGTCTCCCTCAAAAACCAAGTTCGTTCCATTGAACGCATGCTCCGCAAA GATCTCCCGCCAGAAGTTAAAGAAGCCCAACAAAAGAAGTTGGATGGACTCAAGAAACAACAAGAGAATCTCAATCGTCTAGCTGTGGAACGTAAAATATTCCTCCGCAACAGGAAGATCAAGTTTTTTG AGAGAAGAAAGATCGAGAGGAGGATAAGGCGATTGGAAAAGCAGCAGCGCGGTTTGTCTGGTCAACCCCAAGAAGCAGAGCTTGCTGAGCAACTTTCTAAATTGAAAGAAGATCTTGAATATGTCCGT TTCTTTCCCAAGACTGAGAATTACGTATCTCTGTTTATGGGAGGGGAAGATGAGGAAATtgttgaaaaaagaaatagactACGCAAAGTGATAAAGGACAATCTAATTGCGGCGGCAGCAAGTGGCAAGGATTTGGAAG AGACAGGTAGTGAGGACGATGGGCTTCTAGATCCAAGTGACGATGATTTCTTTTTGTCTGGAAGCTCAAGTGATGATGCTGATGCAGATGATGAATGGACAGATAAAAGTAACAGGTACGCTTCACATAACAG GGAACAAGCTTCCAGTGCCTCTGGGATAGCAGCATCTGGCATGTCTAGTGATGAAAGGAATCAG AGACAGATTTCTGCTCGTGCTTTGATGCCTCCACCTAGGCCATCAAAGAaatcattttctggttcatcaAATGACAGAAGATTTGGAGGATCTTCAAGTAGGAAATCAAAACCAACTTTAAGAAAGCCCGAAATGTCCACATCTAGCAATACGTCAAATAGTATAGGGTACAGAAAGCGAGGATTGTCAGATCCACAAACTGGCAACAGTGATAACATAAGTGATGCTCGAAAGCCTCGAAGGAAGAGGAGACCTAAGAAGAAAAAACAGCAG GTATGA
- the LOC113735377 gene encoding major allergen Pru av 1-like, whose translation MGVITFSEEYTYSIPPARLFKASVLDSHYLFPKLLPQAFKSIEILQGNGGTGSIKQINLAEGKNFSYLKYKIDELNEETYTYNYTVIEGDALSANLEKISYEVKFETSPSGGTVAKMTNTYCTVGDFAIKEEEVKAGKEKALGMYKAVEAYLVQHPDVYA comes from the exons ATGGGTGTCATTACTTTCTCCGAGGAATACACTTACTCTATCCCTCCAGCAAGGCTGTTCAAGGCCTCGGTTCTTGACTCTCACTACCTGTTTCCCAAGCTCTTGCCACAAGCTTTCAAAAGCATTGAAATTCTCCAAGGCAATGGAGGAACTGGAAGCATCAAGCAAATCAACCTTGCAGAAG GAAAGAATTTCAGTTATTTAAAGTATAAGATTGATGAGCTTAATGAGGAGACATACACCTACAATTACACAGTGATTGAAGGTGATGCCTTGTCTGCAAATCTTGAGAAAATCAGTTACGAAGTGAAATTTGAAACATCACCCAGTGGCGGTACAGTTGCCAAGATGACAAACACGTACTGCACGGTGGGAGATTTTGCAATTAAAGAGGAGGAAGTTAAGGCTGGCAAAGAGAAGGCCTTAGGAATGTACAAGGCAGTGGAGGCCTACCTGGTCCAACATCCTGATGTCTATGCTTAG
- the LOC140037542 gene encoding alpha-mannosidase I MNS4-like isoform X4 gives MFYHAFDGYMEHAFPHDELKPLSCEGEDTLGGYALTLIDSLDTLALLGDRERFTDSVEWIGKNLRFDINKTVSVFETTIRILGGLLSAHLIASDYNTGMRVPSYDGELLDLAEDLARRMLPAFDTPTGTHATGIPFGSVNLIHGVDENESKITSTAGGGTLTLEFGMLSRLTNDPIFEQVTKNAVMGIWARRSKINLVGAHIDVFSGEWTQKDAGIGTSIDSFYEYLLKAYLLFGDEEYIFIFQEAYRAAMHYLYNDPWYVEVNMNSAALVWPLFNSLQAFWPGLQVLAGDIEPAIRTHAAFFSVWKRYGFTPEGFNLATLSVQRGQKSYPLRPELIESTYWLYKATQDPRYLDAGRDMLASLQYGARCTCGYCHISDVEFHIQEDHMESFFLAETVKYLWLLFDLGAGPDNLIENGPYKYIFSTEGHLLPMTPQISLVREHCLYFGAYCRSSNLRLETNISGIAKKPGETNHSKTYSCPGPTCSLSRFTPQSSPAISGLVKGYCPGLTHGQRFGIKYAASADANLQDKSPTQRPADVVQSHSLVLVSNHNADQVDHVKHQDSSVEGSVVAQGEEKQQGKLIELFEGR, from the exons ATGTTCTATCACGCATTTGATGGATATATGGAGCATGCTTTTCCTCATGATGAGTTAAAGCCATTATCTTGTGAAGGTGAAGATACACTCGGTGGCTATGCCTTGACACTG ATTGATTCCTTGGACACCTTGGCTTTACTTGGTGACCGTGAACGCTTCACTGATTCTGTTGAATGGATTGGTAAAAATCTTCGGTTTGATATT AACAAGACAGTATCTGTGTTTGAAACAACAATCCGCATCCTTGGAGGTTTACTTTCTGCTCACCTTATTGCAAGTGATTATAACACG GGCATGAGAGTCCCTTCCTATGATGGTGAATTGCTCGACCTGGCAGAAGATTTGGCACGAAGGATGCTACCTGCATTTGATACTCCTACAG GTACTCATGCTACAGGAATTCCATTTGGATCTGTCAATCTAATTCATGGAGTGGATGAAAATGAAAGCAAG ATAACATCAACAGCTGGTGGTGGGACTTTGACACTAGAATTTGGGATGCTTAGTCGCTTAACAAATGATCCCA TATTTGAGCAAGTTACAAAGAATGCTGTTATGGGCATATGGGCTCGCCGCTCAAAAATTAACCTAGTTGGTGCTCATatagatgttttttctggtgAATGGACTCAAAAG gaTGCTGGAATAGGAACAAGTATAGACTCTTTCTATGAGTATCTCCTAAAG GCATACTTGCTCTTTGGGGATGAGGAGTACATTTTCATCTTTCAAGAAGCTTACAGGGCTGCAATGCACTATCTTTACAATGACCCTTG GTATGTGGAAGTAAATATGAATTCTGCTGCACTTGTATGGCCATTATTTAACAGTCTGCAGGCGTTCTGGCCAGGCCTCCAG GTTCTAGCTGGGGATATTGAACCAGCTATTCGTACACATGCTGCATTCTTTAGCGTTTGGAAAAGATATGGCTTCACTCCTGAGGGCTTTAATCTAGCCACACTTAGTGTTCAG CGAGGTCAGAAAAGCTATCCACTGAGGCCAGAATTGATTGAGAGCACATATTGGCTGTACAAAGCTACGCAGGATCCCAG GTATCTCGATGCTGGAAGGGATATGCTAGCTAGCCTGCAGTATGGTGCTCGATGCACTTGTGGATATTGCCATATTTCAGATGTTGAGTTCCACATACAAGAAGATCATATGGAAAGCTTCTTCTTGGCAGAGACG GTTAAATATTTGTGGCTCCTTTTTGATTTGGGTGCTGGTCCGGATAACCTCATTGAGAATGGTCCATACAA GTACATTTTCAGTACCGAGGGCCACTTATTGCCCATGACTCCACAAATATCTCTAGTACGGGAACATTGCTTATACTTTGGAGCATACTGTAGAAGCAGCAACCTGAGACTGGAGACCAATATTTCAGGTATTGCCAAAAAACCTGGGGAAACTAATCACAGCAAGACCTACTCATGTCCTGGTCCGACTTGTTCCTTGTCACGCTTCACACCTCAGAGCTCACCCGCAATTTCAGGATTGGTAAAG GGATACTGTCCAGGTCTAACACACGGGCAAAGGTTTGGCATAAAATATGCAGCTTCAGCAGATGCAAATCTTCAAGACAAGTCTCCAACACAGAGACCGGCTGATGTGGTTCAGAGCCATTCACTTGTATTGGTGTCTAACCACAATGCTGACCAAGTTGATCATGTAAAACATCAGGACTCTAGTGTTGAAGGATCTGTAGTTGCCCAGGGAGAGGAGAAACAACAGGGGAAGTTGATAGAATTATTTGAAGGAAGATGA
- the LOC140037542 gene encoding alpha-mannosidase I MNS4-like isoform X1 yields the protein MEAPKRMVQIWMLILGAVIIYSDDHIFILRTFSESVTAEEAKQLRDEVREMFYHAFDGYMEHAFPHDELKPLSCEGEDTLGGYALTLIDSLDTLALLGDRERFTDSVEWIGKNLRFDINKTVSVFETTIRILGGLLSAHLIASDYNTGMRVPSYDGELLDLAEDLARRMLPAFDTPTGTHATGIPFGSVNLIHGVDENESKITSTAGGGTLTLEFGMLSRLTNDPIFEQVTKNAVMGIWARRSKINLVGAHIDVFSGEWTQKDAGIGTSIDSFYEYLLKAYLLFGDEEYIFIFQEAYRAAMHYLYNDPWYVEVNMNSAALVWPLFNSLQAFWPGLQVLAGDIEPAIRTHAAFFSVWKRYGFTPEGFNLATLSVQRGQKSYPLRPELIESTYWLYKATQDPRYLDAGRDMLASLQYGARCTCGYCHISDVEFHIQEDHMESFFLAETVKYLWLLFDLGAGPDNLIENGPYKYIFSTEGHLLPMTPQISLVREHCLYFGAYCRSSNLRLETNISGIAKKPGETNHSKTYSCPGPTCSLSRFTPQSSPAISGLVKGYCPGLTHGQRFGIKYAASADANLQDKSPTQRPADVVQSHSLVLVSNHNADQVDHVKHQDSSVEGSVVAQGEEKQQGKLIELFEGR from the exons ATGGAAGCACCGAAAAGAATGGTGCAAATTTGGATGCTAATTTTAGGAGCTGTAATAATTTATTCGGACGACCACATTTTTATTCTCAGAACATTCTCCGAAAGTGTTACTGCTGAGGAAGCCAAGCAACTCAGAGATGAG GTTCGAGAAATGTTCTATCACGCATTTGATGGATATATGGAGCATGCTTTTCCTCATGATGAGTTAAAGCCATTATCTTGTGAAGGTGAAGATACACTCGGTGGCTATGCCTTGACACTG ATTGATTCCTTGGACACCTTGGCTTTACTTGGTGACCGTGAACGCTTCACTGATTCTGTTGAATGGATTGGTAAAAATCTTCGGTTTGATATT AACAAGACAGTATCTGTGTTTGAAACAACAATCCGCATCCTTGGAGGTTTACTTTCTGCTCACCTTATTGCAAGTGATTATAACACG GGCATGAGAGTCCCTTCCTATGATGGTGAATTGCTCGACCTGGCAGAAGATTTGGCACGAAGGATGCTACCTGCATTTGATACTCCTACAG GTACTCATGCTACAGGAATTCCATTTGGATCTGTCAATCTAATTCATGGAGTGGATGAAAATGAAAGCAAG ATAACATCAACAGCTGGTGGTGGGACTTTGACACTAGAATTTGGGATGCTTAGTCGCTTAACAAATGATCCCA TATTTGAGCAAGTTACAAAGAATGCTGTTATGGGCATATGGGCTCGCCGCTCAAAAATTAACCTAGTTGGTGCTCATatagatgttttttctggtgAATGGACTCAAAAG gaTGCTGGAATAGGAACAAGTATAGACTCTTTCTATGAGTATCTCCTAAAG GCATACTTGCTCTTTGGGGATGAGGAGTACATTTTCATCTTTCAAGAAGCTTACAGGGCTGCAATGCACTATCTTTACAATGACCCTTG GTATGTGGAAGTAAATATGAATTCTGCTGCACTTGTATGGCCATTATTTAACAGTCTGCAGGCGTTCTGGCCAGGCCTCCAG GTTCTAGCTGGGGATATTGAACCAGCTATTCGTACACATGCTGCATTCTTTAGCGTTTGGAAAAGATATGGCTTCACTCCTGAGGGCTTTAATCTAGCCACACTTAGTGTTCAG CGAGGTCAGAAAAGCTATCCACTGAGGCCAGAATTGATTGAGAGCACATATTGGCTGTACAAAGCTACGCAGGATCCCAG GTATCTCGATGCTGGAAGGGATATGCTAGCTAGCCTGCAGTATGGTGCTCGATGCACTTGTGGATATTGCCATATTTCAGATGTTGAGTTCCACATACAAGAAGATCATATGGAAAGCTTCTTCTTGGCAGAGACG GTTAAATATTTGTGGCTCCTTTTTGATTTGGGTGCTGGTCCGGATAACCTCATTGAGAATGGTCCATACAA GTACATTTTCAGTACCGAGGGCCACTTATTGCCCATGACTCCACAAATATCTCTAGTACGGGAACATTGCTTATACTTTGGAGCATACTGTAGAAGCAGCAACCTGAGACTGGAGACCAATATTTCAGGTATTGCCAAAAAACCTGGGGAAACTAATCACAGCAAGACCTACTCATGTCCTGGTCCGACTTGTTCCTTGTCACGCTTCACACCTCAGAGCTCACCCGCAATTTCAGGATTGGTAAAG GGATACTGTCCAGGTCTAACACACGGGCAAAGGTTTGGCATAAAATATGCAGCTTCAGCAGATGCAAATCTTCAAGACAAGTCTCCAACACAGAGACCGGCTGATGTGGTTCAGAGCCATTCACTTGTATTGGTGTCTAACCACAATGCTGACCAAGTTGATCATGTAAAACATCAGGACTCTAGTGTTGAAGGATCTGTAGTTGCCCAGGGAGAGGAGAAACAACAGGGGAAGTTGATAGAATTATTTGAAGGAAGATGA
- the LOC140037543 gene encoding uncharacterized protein isoform X2: MAHGGYGKRRVAQRQQQAGRRRPKSLAVDKKTKPKSVSLKNQVRSIERMLRKDLPPEVKEAQQKKLDGLKKQQENLNRLAVERKIFLRNRKIKFFERRKIERRIRRLEKQQRGLSGQPQEAELAEQLSKLKEDLEYVRFFPKTENYVSLFMGGEDEEIVEKRNRLRKVIKDNLIAAAASGKDLEETGSEDDGLLDPSDDDFFLSGSSSDDADADDEWTDKSNREQASSASGIAASGMSSDERNQRQISARALMPPPRPSKKSFSGSSNDRRFGGSSSRKSKPTLRKPEMSTSSNTSNSIGYRKRGLSDPQTGNSDNISDARKPRRKRRPKKKKQQV; the protein is encoded by the exons ATGGCGCACGGAGGCTACGGCAAGCGCCGAGTAGCCCAGCGGCAGCAACAAGCCGGCCGCCGCCGACCAAAGTCCCTTGCCGTCGATAAGAAAACGAAACCTAAATCCGTCTCCCTCAAAAACCAAGTTCGTTCCATTGAACGCATGCTCCGCAAA GATCTCCCGCCAGAAGTTAAAGAAGCCCAACAAAAGAAGTTGGATGGACTCAAGAAACAACAAGAGAATCTCAATCGTCTAGCTGTGGAACGTAAAATATTCCTCCGCAACAGGAAGATCAAGTTTTTTG AGAGAAGAAAGATCGAGAGGAGGATAAGGCGATTGGAAAAGCAGCAGCGCGGTTTGTCTGGTCAACCCCAAGAAGCAGAGCTTGCTGAGCAACTTTCTAAATTGAAAGAAGATCTTGAATATGTCCGT TTCTTTCCCAAGACTGAGAATTACGTATCTCTGTTTATGGGAGGGGAAGATGAGGAAATtgttgaaaaaagaaatagactACGCAAAGTGATAAAGGACAATCTAATTGCGGCGGCAGCAAGTGGCAAGGATTTGGAAG AGACAGGTAGTGAGGACGATGGGCTTCTAGATCCAAGTGACGATGATTTCTTTTTGTCTGGAAGCTCAAGTGATGATGCTGATGCAGATGATGAATGGACAGATAAAAGTAACAG GGAACAAGCTTCCAGTGCCTCTGGGATAGCAGCATCTGGCATGTCTAGTGATGAAAGGAATCAG AGACAGATTTCTGCTCGTGCTTTGATGCCTCCACCTAGGCCATCAAAGAaatcattttctggttcatcaAATGACAGAAGATTTGGAGGATCTTCAAGTAGGAAATCAAAACCAACTTTAAGAAAGCCCGAAATGTCCACATCTAGCAATACGTCAAATAGTATAGGGTACAGAAAGCGAGGATTGTCAGATCCACAAACTGGCAACAGTGATAACATAAGTGATGCTCGAAAGCCTCGAAGGAAGAGGAGACCTAAGAAGAAAAAACAGCAG GTATGA
- the LOC140037542 gene encoding alpha-mannosidase I MNS4-like isoform X3, producing the protein MEAPKRMVQIWMLILGAVIIYSDDHIFILRTFSESVTAEEAKQLRDEVREMFYHAFDGYMEHAFPHDELKPLSCEGEDTLGGYALTLIDSLDTLALLGDRERFTDSVEWIGKNLRFDINKTVSVFETTIRILGGLLSAHLIASDYNTGMRVPSYDGELLDLAEDLARRMLPAFDTPTGIPFGSVNLIHGVDENESKITSTAGGGTLTLEFGMLSRLTNDPIFEQVTKNAVMGIWARRSKINLVGAHIDVFSGEWTQKDAGIGTSIDSFYEYLLKAYLLFGDEEYIFIFQEAYRAAMHYLYNDPWYVEVNMNSAALVWPLFNSLQAFWPGLQVLAGDIEPAIRTHAAFFSVWKRYGFTPEGFNLATLSVQRGQKSYPLRPELIESTYWLYKATQDPRYLDAGRDMLASLQYGARCTCGYCHISDVEFHIQEDHMESFFLAETVKYLWLLFDLGAGPDNLIENGPYKYIFSTEGHLLPMTPQISLVREHCLYFGAYCRSSNLRLETNISGIAKKPGETNHSKTYSCPGPTCSLSRFTPQSSPAISGLVKGYCPGLTHGQRFGIKYAASADANLQDKSPTQRPADVVQSHSLVLVSNHNADQVDHVKHQDSSVEGSVVAQGEEKQQGKLIELFEGR; encoded by the exons ATGGAAGCACCGAAAAGAATGGTGCAAATTTGGATGCTAATTTTAGGAGCTGTAATAATTTATTCGGACGACCACATTTTTATTCTCAGAACATTCTCCGAAAGTGTTACTGCTGAGGAAGCCAAGCAACTCAGAGATGAG GTTCGAGAAATGTTCTATCACGCATTTGATGGATATATGGAGCATGCTTTTCCTCATGATGAGTTAAAGCCATTATCTTGTGAAGGTGAAGATACACTCGGTGGCTATGCCTTGACACTG ATTGATTCCTTGGACACCTTGGCTTTACTTGGTGACCGTGAACGCTTCACTGATTCTGTTGAATGGATTGGTAAAAATCTTCGGTTTGATATT AACAAGACAGTATCTGTGTTTGAAACAACAATCCGCATCCTTGGAGGTTTACTTTCTGCTCACCTTATTGCAAGTGATTATAACACG GGCATGAGAGTCCCTTCCTATGATGGTGAATTGCTCGACCTGGCAGAAGATTTGGCACGAAGGATGCTACCTGCATTTGATACTCCTACAG GAATTCCATTTGGATCTGTCAATCTAATTCATGGAGTGGATGAAAATGAAAGCAAG ATAACATCAACAGCTGGTGGTGGGACTTTGACACTAGAATTTGGGATGCTTAGTCGCTTAACAAATGATCCCA TATTTGAGCAAGTTACAAAGAATGCTGTTATGGGCATATGGGCTCGCCGCTCAAAAATTAACCTAGTTGGTGCTCATatagatgttttttctggtgAATGGACTCAAAAG gaTGCTGGAATAGGAACAAGTATAGACTCTTTCTATGAGTATCTCCTAAAG GCATACTTGCTCTTTGGGGATGAGGAGTACATTTTCATCTTTCAAGAAGCTTACAGGGCTGCAATGCACTATCTTTACAATGACCCTTG GTATGTGGAAGTAAATATGAATTCTGCTGCACTTGTATGGCCATTATTTAACAGTCTGCAGGCGTTCTGGCCAGGCCTCCAG GTTCTAGCTGGGGATATTGAACCAGCTATTCGTACACATGCTGCATTCTTTAGCGTTTGGAAAAGATATGGCTTCACTCCTGAGGGCTTTAATCTAGCCACACTTAGTGTTCAG CGAGGTCAGAAAAGCTATCCACTGAGGCCAGAATTGATTGAGAGCACATATTGGCTGTACAAAGCTACGCAGGATCCCAG GTATCTCGATGCTGGAAGGGATATGCTAGCTAGCCTGCAGTATGGTGCTCGATGCACTTGTGGATATTGCCATATTTCAGATGTTGAGTTCCACATACAAGAAGATCATATGGAAAGCTTCTTCTTGGCAGAGACG GTTAAATATTTGTGGCTCCTTTTTGATTTGGGTGCTGGTCCGGATAACCTCATTGAGAATGGTCCATACAA GTACATTTTCAGTACCGAGGGCCACTTATTGCCCATGACTCCACAAATATCTCTAGTACGGGAACATTGCTTATACTTTGGAGCATACTGTAGAAGCAGCAACCTGAGACTGGAGACCAATATTTCAGGTATTGCCAAAAAACCTGGGGAAACTAATCACAGCAAGACCTACTCATGTCCTGGTCCGACTTGTTCCTTGTCACGCTTCACACCTCAGAGCTCACCCGCAATTTCAGGATTGGTAAAG GGATACTGTCCAGGTCTAACACACGGGCAAAGGTTTGGCATAAAATATGCAGCTTCAGCAGATGCAAATCTTCAAGACAAGTCTCCAACACAGAGACCGGCTGATGTGGTTCAGAGCCATTCACTTGTATTGGTGTCTAACCACAATGCTGACCAAGTTGATCATGTAAAACATCAGGACTCTAGTGTTGAAGGATCTGTAGTTGCCCAGGGAGAGGAGAAACAACAGGGGAAGTTGATAGAATTATTTGAAGGAAGATGA
- the LOC140037542 gene encoding alpha-mannosidase I MNS4-like isoform X2: MEAPKRMVQIWMLILGAVIIYSDDHIFILRTFSESVTAEEAKQLRDEVREMFYHAFDGYMEHAFPHDELKPLSCEGEDTLGGYALTLIDSLDTLALLGDRERFTDSVEWIGKNLRFDINKTVSVFETTIRILGGLLSAHLIASDYNTGMRVPSYDGELLDLAEDLARRMLPAFDTPTGTHATGIPFGSVNLIHGVDENESKITSTAGGGTLTLEFGMLSRLTNDPIFEQVTKNAVMGIWARRSKINLVGAHIDVFSGEWTQKDAGIGTSIDSFYEYLLKAYLLFGDEEYIFIFQEAYRAAMHYLYNDPWYVEVNMNSAALVWPLFNSLQAFWPGLQVLAGDIEPAIRTHAAFFSVWKRYGFTPEGFNLATLSVQRGQKSYPLRPELIESTYWLYKATQDPRYLDAGRDMLASLQYGARCTCGYCHISDVEFHIQEDHMESFFLAETVKYLWLLFDLGAGPDNLIENGPYKYIFSTEGHLLPMTPQISLVREHCLYFGAYCRSSNLRLETNISGIAKKPGETNHSKTYSCPGPTCSLSRFTPQSSPAISGLGYCPGLTHGQRFGIKYAASADANLQDKSPTQRPADVVQSHSLVLVSNHNADQVDHVKHQDSSVEGSVVAQGEEKQQGKLIELFEGR, encoded by the exons ATGGAAGCACCGAAAAGAATGGTGCAAATTTGGATGCTAATTTTAGGAGCTGTAATAATTTATTCGGACGACCACATTTTTATTCTCAGAACATTCTCCGAAAGTGTTACTGCTGAGGAAGCCAAGCAACTCAGAGATGAG GTTCGAGAAATGTTCTATCACGCATTTGATGGATATATGGAGCATGCTTTTCCTCATGATGAGTTAAAGCCATTATCTTGTGAAGGTGAAGATACACTCGGTGGCTATGCCTTGACACTG ATTGATTCCTTGGACACCTTGGCTTTACTTGGTGACCGTGAACGCTTCACTGATTCTGTTGAATGGATTGGTAAAAATCTTCGGTTTGATATT AACAAGACAGTATCTGTGTTTGAAACAACAATCCGCATCCTTGGAGGTTTACTTTCTGCTCACCTTATTGCAAGTGATTATAACACG GGCATGAGAGTCCCTTCCTATGATGGTGAATTGCTCGACCTGGCAGAAGATTTGGCACGAAGGATGCTACCTGCATTTGATACTCCTACAG GTACTCATGCTACAGGAATTCCATTTGGATCTGTCAATCTAATTCATGGAGTGGATGAAAATGAAAGCAAG ATAACATCAACAGCTGGTGGTGGGACTTTGACACTAGAATTTGGGATGCTTAGTCGCTTAACAAATGATCCCA TATTTGAGCAAGTTACAAAGAATGCTGTTATGGGCATATGGGCTCGCCGCTCAAAAATTAACCTAGTTGGTGCTCATatagatgttttttctggtgAATGGACTCAAAAG gaTGCTGGAATAGGAACAAGTATAGACTCTTTCTATGAGTATCTCCTAAAG GCATACTTGCTCTTTGGGGATGAGGAGTACATTTTCATCTTTCAAGAAGCTTACAGGGCTGCAATGCACTATCTTTACAATGACCCTTG GTATGTGGAAGTAAATATGAATTCTGCTGCACTTGTATGGCCATTATTTAACAGTCTGCAGGCGTTCTGGCCAGGCCTCCAG GTTCTAGCTGGGGATATTGAACCAGCTATTCGTACACATGCTGCATTCTTTAGCGTTTGGAAAAGATATGGCTTCACTCCTGAGGGCTTTAATCTAGCCACACTTAGTGTTCAG CGAGGTCAGAAAAGCTATCCACTGAGGCCAGAATTGATTGAGAGCACATATTGGCTGTACAAAGCTACGCAGGATCCCAG GTATCTCGATGCTGGAAGGGATATGCTAGCTAGCCTGCAGTATGGTGCTCGATGCACTTGTGGATATTGCCATATTTCAGATGTTGAGTTCCACATACAAGAAGATCATATGGAAAGCTTCTTCTTGGCAGAGACG GTTAAATATTTGTGGCTCCTTTTTGATTTGGGTGCTGGTCCGGATAACCTCATTGAGAATGGTCCATACAA GTACATTTTCAGTACCGAGGGCCACTTATTGCCCATGACTCCACAAATATCTCTAGTACGGGAACATTGCTTATACTTTGGAGCATACTGTAGAAGCAGCAACCTGAGACTGGAGACCAATATTTCAGGTATTGCCAAAAAACCTGGGGAAACTAATCACAGCAAGACCTACTCATGTCCTGGTCCGACTTGTTCCTTGTCACGCTTCACACCTCAGAGCTCACCCGCAATTTCAGGATTG GGATACTGTCCAGGTCTAACACACGGGCAAAGGTTTGGCATAAAATATGCAGCTTCAGCAGATGCAAATCTTCAAGACAAGTCTCCAACACAGAGACCGGCTGATGTGGTTCAGAGCCATTCACTTGTATTGGTGTCTAACCACAATGCTGACCAAGTTGATCATGTAAAACATCAGGACTCTAGTGTTGAAGGATCTGTAGTTGCCCAGGGAGAGGAGAAACAACAGGGGAAGTTGATAGAATTATTTGAAGGAAGATGA